The nucleotide sequence GCTCTTTGTGAATAAGCTTGTTATAAAAGCCTCCGCAGTCCGCTCTTAACATGGATTTGGATGCGGAGCGAAAAATTACATTCAAGGGGATGACATGAACAAATCTGAACTGATCGAGAAAATTGCTACTGGTGCTGATATTTCTAAGGCGGCTGCTGGCCGTGCACTGGATTCTTTCATTGAAGCAGTTTCTGAAGGTCTGAAAGAAGGCGATAAAATTTCTCTAGTTGGTTTTGGTACTTTTGAAGTACGTCAGCGCGCTGAGCGTACTGGCCGTAATCCACAAACTGGTCAAGAAATTAAGATTGCAGCAGCTAACATTCCAGCTTTCAAAGCCGGTAAAGCGCTGAAAGACGCAGTTAACTAAGATTGCGCACGGCCTTTAAGGGCTCGTAAAATGAAGCACTGCCTAGCAGTGCTTTTTACGAATTAAAAGGTGGTGATTCAATTGAGTCGGCGCCGGCAATATGACAACAGTTATAGTTGCAAAGACATTAAAGGCGCACCAGCAATGGCTGCGCTTTTTTATTTTTTTTTCGCCAATAAGCGAGTTCAACAATGTTAGAAAAAATTCGCGAAGGTTCACAAGGGGTCATTGCCAAGAGTATTTTGGTACTTGTGATACTGTCTTTCGCATTTGCAGGAGTCAGCAGCTATTTAGGCACTTCGACTGAAGTACCCGCTGCGACAGTGAATGGCCAAGAAATTACCCAAGCACAATTAGAACAAGCGTTCCAAGGTGAGAAGTCACGTATGGAACAACAGTTGGGTGACATGTTCGCGGCCTTATCTGCCGATGATAACTACATGAACCGTTTAAAGCAGTCAGTATTAGATCGCTTAATTGGCGATATCTTACTGGATCAAGCGGCCGATAAAATCGGTTTACGAGTTTCTGACGAGCAGATTAAGCAAGCCATTTTCACTGAAACTGCGTTCCAAACCAATGGTCAGTTTGATAACGAACGTTATCAAGCGGTATTGCGTCAGTTAGGCTATCAGCCAATTCAATTCAGCGACATGATGCGCCAAGACATGACTCGCCGTCAGTTGGTGAGCTCAGTGGTTGGCAGTGAGTTCGTGTTAGCGGGTGAAGCTGAGCAATTAGCTAAACTTCAAGGCCAGACGCGTAATATTCGCTACCAAATTATCGATGCGGCGCCTTTAGCGGCCAATGTGGTGATTAGCGATGAGCAAGCAAAAAGTTTTTATGATGCTAATCAAGCGCAATTTACTAGCCCAGAGCTTGTGAGCTTAGATTATGTTGACTTAGATTTGTCGCAAATGGCGAAGACGGTTGCTGTGACTGATGAGCAAGCGCAAGCCTATTATGATGAGCACAAGACGGATTATCAGACTGCTGAAAAGCGTCTGGCTGCACATATCCTGATTGATGCCGGTCAAGAAGGCGCTGAGCAGAAAGCCAATGACATTCATCAGCAGTTGTTAGCAGGCGCTGATTTTGCGCAGTTAGCCAAGCAAGAGTCTAGTGACAAGTTCACGGCGGTTAATGGCGGTGAACTGGATTGGTTTGAACAAGGCGTTATGTCGCCTGAGTTCGATGAAGCCCTGTTTGCTATTACTGCCAAGGGCGGTGTATCTGCGGTGGTTAAATCTGACTATGGTTATCAAATCATTAAGTTAGTGGACGTACAACCTGGTCAAGCCGAAGCCTTTGATACAGTGAAAGCTGAAATCATAGCTAAGTTGCAGCAAGATAAAGCCACTAACGAGTTTTACCAGTTGCAACAAAAGCTGGCTGACGTGTCTTATGAAGTGCCAGATAGCTTGATTGATGCGGCGCAAGCCATCAATGGTAAAGTGCAAACCACTGACTTATTTAGCCGTCAAAATGCTCCAGCAGGCTTTAATACTCCTGAGATAGTGAAAGCTGCCTTCTCTGAGCAAGTATTATTATCAGGCTTGAACTCAGATGTGTTGCAGATTGCCCCTAATCATGTGATGGTACTGCGTTTGAACAAGCACCAACGTGCAGGTTCGGTTCCGTTTGCTGATGTAAAAGCCGATATCGTGGCGCGTTTACAACAAGAGCAAGCGTTAGAGCAAGCTAAAGTCGCGGCGCAAAACGTAATGGCTAGCATCAAGGCGGATAAACCAGATGCTAACTTAGTGGCTCAGGATAAGATTGGGCGTTATACCCAAGATATTAATCCTGCCATAGTGACTAAGGCTTTCCAAATGCCAAGCCCACAAGGCGCGCCAGTAGTTGATACTGTGGCTTTAGGTCAAGGGTATGGCGTAGTCGTGTTAGACGGCGTTAATGCCGCTGAAGGCATTACGGCTGAAGTATTAGCGACTTTAAGCCAAGGCTTAAGTACGTCACTGAGTCAAACTGACTATATGGCTATGATTGATAGCTTAAAGAAGACAGCTGAAATTACTTTCCCTACGGAATAGTGTTTTAAATCGTCATTCTTAAAATGAGATAACAAAAAGGTCAGCAGCTGCTGACCTTTTTTATTAGCAATTAATCCACAGATTAATCAACAGCAACCATTACGCTGCTTGCTTTAACGATAGCGTAAGCTTCGCCACCGACTTTTAAGCTTAAAGCTTCGCAAGCGTTCTTCGTCACGATAGAAGTGATAACCACGTTTGGTGCTACTTCGATGGCTACTTCATTGTTTACTGAACCTTCAGCGATAGAAACTACAGTGCCTTTCAGGTTGTTGCGTGCGCTAATTTTCATAATATATTCCTAAATATTTCAATTGGTTGGAGCTCTCTGGATAATAATAAAAAAGGCTATCATTAAGATAGCCCTTTTACTTAAGAATGTGATCTATTAGAGATTGATGACATCAAACTCAACCGCAGTACTCACATCAGCCTCATAATCTATGCTGTCGATACCAAAACCGAACAACTTAATAAATTCAGCTTTATATTCAAGGTAGTCAGTTAATTGCGCTAAATTCTCTGTGGTCACTTGTGGCCACAATTGCTGGCAATGCTGCTGAATATCTTCTCTTAATTCCCAATCATCTAAACGCAGGCGGTTGTCTGCATCAGTTTGTGGTTGTGCACCATCGTCTTGATATAAGCGCTCGCGGAACAAACGCAAAATCTGCTCCATGCAACCTTCATGCAGGCCTTGCTCACGCATCTTTTTAAAGACCATAGCAATGTAAAGTGGCATGACAGGAATGGCTGAGCTTGCTTGAGTCACGACGCTTTTTAATACTGCCACATTAGCGCTACCGCCAGTTGGAGCTAATAAGCTGTTTAACTCATGAGCGGCGCGATCTAAATCCATTTTGGCTTTGCCAAGGGCGCCATGCCAGTAAATAGGCCAAGTGATTTCAGTGCCTATGTAAGAATAAGCCACTGTTTTGCAGCCTGGGGCTAATACGCCGGCATCATTTAGGGCATCAATCCACAATTCCCAGTCTTGGCCGCCCATCACAGTGACAGTATCAGCAATCTCTTGCTCGGTAGCAGGTTCAACTGACGCTTCAATGATGCAGTCTTTATTCGTATCAACCGCAGTGGCAGTATAAATATCACCAATAGGCTTTAATGATGAGCGAATAAGCTCGCCGCTGTCTGGCATTTTACGAACTGGCGATGCCAGTGAGTACACCACCATATCAATTTGGCCAAGATCAGCTTTGATAAGTTCGATAACTTTGGCTTTAGCTTCATGGCTGAAGGCATCGCCATTGATAGATTTAGCATAAAGGCCCGCTTCTTTGGCAAACTTGTCATAGGCGGCAGAATTATACCAACCGGCAGTACCAGGCTTGGCTTCTGTCGATGGCTTCTCAAAGAATACGCCTATGGTTGCAGCGCCGCAGCCAAAGCCCGCGGCAATACGAGATGACATGCCATAACCACTGGAGGCTCCCACGACTAATACGCGCTTAGGACCGTGCTTAATTGGGCCTTGGGCTTTAGTCAGGTTGATTTGCTCTAACACATTGGCTTCACAGCCTAATGGATGAGTGGTAGTACAGATAAATCCACGAATTTTCGGTTTAATAATCATGAGATCGCTTCTAGAGTCAACTTTGCACAATAGGATAATGATTTCAGTGAATAAATGGCACTGCTATTTTGCCATCATCCCTAAAATTCACAGTGGTTGGAGCAGTATAGTGTCAGTAATAGCCATGGTTTTTAGCCATGAGCCATTGCGACCATACTCACTCGCCTTACCGCACTAACAACTATTTACGGCTTAAACTATTTACGGCTTAAACTATTTACGGCTTAAACTATTTACGATTGAACAATAAGTCCTGCTCGGCAATAAGCCTTTGGGTATATTCATGCTGAGGATGGTTAAATAATTCTTCAGTACGGGCTTTTTCAACCACTACACCTTTTTGCATCACCATGATTTTGTCACTAAATTGACGAATGATGCCAAGATGATGCGACACAAAAATGTACGACAATCCCAGCTCTTGCTGCAGTTTTAGCAATAAATTCAGAATTTGCGAGCGGACGCTAAAGTCGAGTGCGGTTAAGGCTTCATCGGCAATAATGATTTTAGGATCGAGCATTAATGCTCGTGCCACCGCGACGCGCTGTTTTTGACCTTCAGAAATCATGTGCGGGTAAAATTCAGCATGTTCAGGTAGTAGGCCAACTTTGCGTAAAGTATCAAATACTTGCTTGTTAATAGTGGCTTTATCTAACTGAGTATTAAAGCGTAACGGTTCAGCCAAGAGTTCACCAATGGTGAGCCTTGGGTTAAGCGAAGTGTTAGGATCTTGAAATATCATGCGAATGAGGCGGCAGCGTTTAGAGTTATCATGGCTATCTAATGACACGCCTTCAAACAAGATTTCCCCATTAGTGCGCGGCTCAGCGCCCACTAAGATACGGGCCAAGGTACTTTTACCTGACCCAGCTTCACCTACTATCGCTAAAGTTTCGCCGGCATTAAGCTCAAAACTCACGTCGGATAATGCTTGTGAGTATTGCTTGCGCAGGCGTCGATAACCGCTGAAATAGCGTTTATTGAGATGGTTTACTTTAAGCAGCGCTGTCGTCATTGTCTGACTCGGTTTGGTATGGGAAATGACAGGCATAATACCTATCGCGAATATGGCGTAGATTCGGTTGATTCACGCATTGTCTTTGCGCTTGTGGGCAACGCGGCCCTAAACGACAGCCAATGGGTAAATGCTGCAGCGGCGGCGCCGAGCCTGCAAGTGTTGGCATGATCATCTTATGGCGCATGGGATTACCATAATCCGGTAAACATTCGAGCATAGCTTTGGTGTAAGGATGAAACGGACTGGCGAGCAGCTCTTCGGTTGGACCAGATTCCATCACTTGCCCAGAGTAAAATACGGTTACGCGCCCGCACCATTGCGCTAACGTTTCAATTTCATGGCTAATCAATAAGATGGAAACATCTTGCAGTTGATTGAGCTTAGATAGCAATCTAAAGATTTGTGCCTGAGTACTGACTTCCATTAGGTTAGTGGGTTCATCGGCAATCAGCAATTTGGGCTGCTTTGCTAGTGCCATAGCAATCATTACTTTTTGGCATTCGCCTTCTGATAACTCCCACGCATAACGGCGAATGATGCGATCGGGATCTTTAACGCCGACTTTATGTAACCACTTTTGCATATTAAGCTTGCGGGCTTTACCCCGTTGCCAAAAAGGTAATTGCGGGTTGCTCGGCATAGCTTCAAGTAATTGTGCGCCTATGGTGATGGAGGGATCTAAGCTCGCTGATGGATCTTGAAATATCATGGAAATTTCTGATCCCATGATTTGCCGTCTTTGCTGTTGCGGCATTTCCAGTAGATTCATGCCATCCCACATCATGCGATCGACGGTGACCGTCCAATTGGCCTCTGGAATGCCCATAATGGCGCGCGCCAGTAGGGTACGACCAGAGCCCGATTCCCCAAGTAAGCCATGCACTTCACCGGCATTTAAGGTTAAGCTGACTTTTTCTAGGGCTTTAACTCGGCCATAGGGCGTATCTAACTCAATGGTTAAGTTTCTAATATCAAGTAGTGGCATATTATTGATTCCCTCGTGACATGGCGGTACGTAACCCATCGCCAACTAGGTTTATCGATAACACAGTAAAAAGCAGCGCAAGTCCAGGAATGGTGACATTCCAAGGTGCGACTAATAAAGAGTCAATTCCTTGCGCCACCATAGCGCCCCATTCTGGGCTTGGTGATTGCGCGCCAAGACCTAAAAAACCTAAGGCGGCTATATCTAAAATCGCGGCAGAAATGGCTAAGGTGGTCTGCACTATTAGGGCGTCCCATATATTAGGTAAAATCACATACCAGTAAACTTGCAAGGTATTGGCGCCATCAAGCCTTGCGGCGGTCACATACTCTTTTTGCGACTCTTCGTGCACGGCTTGATGAATAGCGCGCACAAATTGCGGCGTTAACGATAAACCCACAGCCCAAAACACATTTTGAATGCCAGGGCCAGCGACTGCGACCAACAATATCGCCATTAACAGTGACGGAATGGATAAGAGGGCGTCCAATAAGTGCGACAGAATGGAAGATTTAAGCCCGCTCATCATACCTGACAATGAGCCTATGATAAAACCCACCACTAAGGCGGTGAATACGACCAGTAAAGATAAGCCTAAGGTGAGCTGCGCGCCATAAAGGATACGGCTGAAAATATCGCGCCCCAGAGCATCTGTCCCTAAAAAGTGCTCAACCGTACCGGCCGGATCCCATGAAGGCGGCAGTAAAATTGACTGAGTATTTTGAAGTTGCGGCGCATAAGGCGCCATTAATGGGCCAAAGATTGCAATGACTAACAATAAGCCCACGGCCCATAAACCCACCACAGAAAAGGGGTTAGAGCAAAACGACCGCCACACCCGTTTACGAGGGGAGGGAATGCGCTCTTCTTGATAAATACTAATGGGAGGCATAAATCTCTTTCCTACTTTTTGGGTTCGCTGCGGTATGAATAATATCGATAAAAATACTAAAGAAGATGATCAATAAGGCGACCGCCATAATACCGCCTTGAATGACAGTGTAATCGCGCTGATAAATGCCTTGCACTAACCAAGCGCCAACGCCAGGCCAAGCAAAGATCACTTCCACCACTATGGCATAACTGGCAAAGGGACCCAGCATAATGCCTAGGTTTTTGAGCACAGGGATTAAGGCGTTAGGTAGCGCATGTTTCATCACTATTTGGCGAGTATGCAGGCCGCGCGCTTCTGCGGCGCGAATATAGGTTTGCTGCATCACATTCATCATGGCGCTGCGGGTTAAGCGCACAACCACAGTGAATGGAAATACCGCTAAGGTGAAGGCCGGTAAAATCATGTGCTGCAAGGCATCAATAAAGGCGCTGTAGCTATATTCATTATCCGATAACAGGCAATCAATCAGTAAAAAACCAGTCACTGGCTGGATGTCATAAAGAAGGTTAATTTGCCCTGAAATCGGCAGCCAGCCTAATTTAACCCCAAACCACAGTGATAAAGACAAACCTAACCAAAATACCGGAATGGAATAGCCTGTGAGCGTAATGGCAATAATACTGTTCTGAGTGAGCTTATCTTTACTTAAGGACGCAACCACGCCAATGGGAATACCAAAACCTAAGGCGAGCATGGCGGTGACTATGATGAGTTCAAACGAGGCGGGCAGTACATCGGCAAGTTCACTGGCAACACTTTGCTGGGAGGTGACTGAGATGCCAAGATTGCCACTTAACCTCTGCTGCAAATAGGCAATAAACTGGCTGAACTGACCATCGTCTAAATGATAATCGCGATTAATTTGCTCGGCTTGTAATTCAGTTGGTTGCTCTATTCCGCTAAGAGCATAACTGCTACTGACAGGGAATAAGTGAGTGGCCACAAACAGCACTAATAACAACACTATACTAGTGGCTAGAAATAAATTAAGGCGTCTTAGTAAGTAATAACTCATGGTTGCAGCTCCTGCACTTGTTTCACCTTATCAAAGGCAATGCCGCCAAAAGCGGGCAAGGGCATATGGCTCACAGTATCATTGACTAAAACCATGCGCTGCGCGTGCGCTAGGCTCACTAAGGGGACCTGTTGACGCACTATTTTTTCGGCATCAGCATACAAAGCCTTACGGGCTAACTGCGATGGCGTGGCGCGCGCTTGATTTAGCAAAGATTCTAACGGGACATGACAAAAACGTGAGCGATTAGTGCTACTCATAATGGCGTTACAACTTAGAAGCGGCGTAAAGAAGTTATCGGGGTCGCTATTATCTGCGTTCCAGCCAATTAATACCGTATCGTAATCGGCTTGATTGAGCTTATTGATAAACACACTCCAGCCATAACTTACGATTTTGGCTTTAACGCCTATGTTGGCTAAGTCGGCTTGAATGAGTTCTGCGGTTTTGTTGGGGTTAGGGTTGTAGCTGCGCCCGACAGGAGCCGACCAAATATCTAAGCTTAAATCGCTAATGCCAGCTTGCTTAAGTAAGGCAATGGCGCGCTCAGGGTCATACACTGAATCGACGTGAATATCATCAAACGCCCAAGATGCTGGCGGTAGTAATCCATGGGCAATGACGCCTTTATCGCGGTAAACCGCATCGAGTATGTTTTGTTTATTGACCGCCATTTCTAAGGCTTGGCGCACTTCTAAGCGATCAAACGGACTCTTTTGGGTGTTAAAGGCCCAAAATGAAACATTTAAACCCGGGTGGCTCTCAAGTCTAAGCTTTGGATGGAGCTCAACTACGTCAAGCTCTACAGGCTTAGGTAAGGCCGAAACACTGCAATCGCCTGTGATTAATTTTACCAAGCGAGTCGCGCTCATGGGGGTGATATCAAACACTAACATAGGCAATTGCCCAGCCTCACCCCAATAATTTGGATGGCGACGATAACGGATCATTTCATTTTTGACATATTGCTGAAATTGATACGGGCCTGTACCTATGACTTCAGTATCCAAACGCTCTGGCATGTTAGTAAACAATAACTGCTGCGCATATTCACTGGAATGTATGACGGCAAAATCTGTGGCCAGATTCGATAAAAATGTGCCATTAGGCTCAGTTAAGTGAAACACCAGTTCTAAGTCGTTGATTTTTTCTATGCTTTTTATTTGCTTAGCAAAACTGATGCTTTCAAAAAATGGATAGCCAGTTTTTGAAACAAAGTGATAAGGATGGTTTGGGTTGATAATGCGCTCAAATGAAAAGAGAACATCATCAGCCGTTAAGGTGCGACTTGGGGTAAAGATGTCACTTTGATGAAAATGCACATCATCGCGTAAGGTAAAGTGATAACGCAGGCCGTCTTGACTGACATGCCATCGTTTGGCGATGGAAGGCACTATGGTCTCTTGTTGATGGTTATATTCCACCAAACGATTAAAAAGCTGCTGAGAGGTGGCATCGATAGTGGTGCCTGATGTCACTAATTGCGGATTAAAGGTCTCTGGATTGCCCTCAGAGCAATAGACTAATCCCGCCGGTAGTGTTTGAGGACTACAGCCACCCAGCATTACCGCCGCGACTAAGGTCAACCCAAGGTAGATAGTGCCACTTAAGGACAGCTTCATATCAAGATCGATTATTATAGATAACAAGAATCGTATTTTAACAGTGCCTTTGAGTTTGGAGCAAACCCAGCTCAATCTTTATCCAATAAATTGTATTTTTTGAGAATTCCGCGCAACTGATGATAGCTTAATGACAATAATTCTGCGGTTTTCTTCTGATTAAACTGCCCTAGGGTTAATGCTTGCTCTAACAAAGCTTTTTCTTGTTGTTCACAATGAGTTTTAAAATCCAGTGGAAAGCTTAGCTGAGCGGCATTTGTTGTGGCAGCGTTAGCACCATTAGCTGCTGATATTGAGCTAGTGTCGTTTGTGACTGCAGCCTTACTTGGTCTTCTATCTTGAGTGCGTATGCTTTGCTTAGGCCGAAAAGGAGAGTCAAAGGGGTCAAGGGTAATGTCTTGAATAGGTTTATCGCGCTGTTGATTACGATACACGGCGCGCTCCACCACGTTTTTAAGTTCACGAATATTTCCAGGCCATTGATGATCAAGCAAGATTTGTTTACTGCTCGCACTAAATCCCGCGAAGTATTCAAGCCTAAGTTGGCGCGCCATACCAATCGCAAAATATTCTGCCAGTGACATAATATCTTCAGGGCGACAGCGCAGCGGCGGTAAGGTGATGACATCAAAGGCTAATCTATCGAGTAAATCGGCGCGAAACTCCCCCGCATCTGCAAAGCTAGGTAAATCTTCATTGGCGGCGCATATTAAACGCACATCGGTTTTTAAGGAGCGATTGCCGCCCACACGCTCATACTCGCCATATTCAATGACTCTCAACAGCTTTTCTTGAATAAGCCCTGAGGTATTGGCCAGTTCATCTAAAAATAAGGTGCCACCATCGGCGCGCTCAAAGCGACCTTCATGGCGTGCTTTGGCGCCAGTGAATGCACCGGTTTCATGGCCAAACAATTCGCTTTCTAATAGGCTATCACTTAAGGAGGAGCAATTAAGCTTAATAAAGCTCTGATCCCAACGGGTCGATAAGAAATGAATGCGTTCAGCAATCAGTTCTTTACCTGTGCCTCGTTCACCTATGATAAGTACAGGTTTAGATAAGGGCGCTATTTGCGATACATGCTCAAGGACTTCGAGTAGGGCATTCGATTGGCCGATGAGATTGTCTTGTTGGTTTTGTTTAGCCACGATAATTTTTGGTCTATGTCACTAACAAATGGTGAAAATTATAATATGTGTCTAGTTGGTGAAAATAAAGATAAACTTAAAAATATATCTATCATATTGTAATTGAAAGGAATTTAAAAGTTGGCACGAAATGTGATTAAAGAACATTGTAACCGCTAACTTTGAGGATAAGATTATGGGAATTTTTTCACGCTTTGCAGATATCATTAATTCAAACATCAGTGCTTTATTAGATAAAGCCGAAGATCCTGAAAAAATGGTACGTCTTATCATTCAAGAAATGGAAGATACTTTAGTTGAAGTGCGCTCAACCTCAGCTCGTGTTTTAGCTGAGAAAAAAGAAGTGCACCGCCGCGTTGCTCGCATTGAAGAACAAGTGGCAGATTGGCATGCTAAAGCGGAACTGGCGTTATCTAAAGATCGTGAAGATTTAGCCAAAGCCGCGTTAGTCGAAAAGCAAAAAGCCAACGATACCTTAAAAGCCTTGAGCGATGAAATGCTGATCATCGATGAGCAAATTAGTCGCTTAAAAGATGAAATCACGCAATTACAAGAAAAGTTAGCCGATGCGAAGGCGCGTCAGAAAACCATTATCATGCGTAATCAAACGGCGACGTCGCGCTTAGAAGTGAAACGCCGCTTAGATTCCAGCAAAATTGATGATGCCATGCTCAAGTTTGAGCAGTACGAGCGCCGGGTAGAAGGGATTGAAGCGCAAGTGGAAGCCTATGAATTATCTAAGGGCGCCAATAAAGGCTCATTAGCGGATGAATTTGCCGCGCTGCAAGCAGAAGATGAAGTGTCGGCTGAATTAGCGGCCATGAAAGCTAAAATGCAGGCTAATGCCGCCACTGAACCTAAAAAATCATAAGGAGTAACTTATGGATTTAGATCTGCTCATCGCCCCGATTATTATTTTTTTAGTGGTGGTTGCACCTATCTGGTTGGTGCTGCATTACCGCAGTAAGAAACAAGTTAATCAGGGCTTTACCGAGGAAGAGTTTACTCAGCTAAATGAGTTGATTGTTAAGGCCGATAAAATGAGCCAGCGCATAGCAAGCTTAGAGGCAATCCTTGATACCGATAGCCCAGAGTGGAGGAGTCGCCATGAGTAGAGGCACCTTATACCGCAATCGCGCGCAGGGGAAAATCGCTGGAGTGTGCGCAGGCCTTGCAGACTACTTTAACTTTGAGACCTGGTTAGTGCGAGTTGTAGTTGTATCGATTTTCTTACTGGGCGGCTCTGGCGTAGTGTTTATTTTGTATATAGCGCTGTGGGTCATCCTTGATGAGACGCCAAAAACGCAAAATATGGACGCTTATCATAAAGAGTCAGGGCTTAAAAAGAAGGCGTGGCAAGCAGGTGAGCCCGCTAAACAAGCGCTAGCAGATTTGAACGGCCGTTTTCGCGCCATTGATATTAGATTGCAGAATATCGAGCGCCATGTAACGTCGGATCAATATGATTTAAAGAGACAAATCAATAATCTTTA is from Shewanella sp. SNU WT4 and encodes:
- the pspB gene encoding envelope stress response membrane protein PspB, with translation MDLDLLIAPIIIFLVVVAPIWLVLHYRSKKQVNQGFTEEEFTQLNELIVKADKMSQRIASLEAILDTDSPEWRSRHE
- the pspC gene encoding envelope stress response membrane protein PspC → MSRGTLYRNRAQGKIAGVCAGLADYFNFETWLVRVVVVSIFLLGGSGVVFILYIALWVILDETPKTQNMDAYHKESGLKKKAWQAGEPAKQALADLNGRFRAIDIRLQNIERHVTSDQYDLKRQINNL
- the pspF gene encoding phage shock protein operon transcriptional activator, yielding MAKQNQQDNLIGQSNALLEVLEHVSQIAPLSKPVLIIGERGTGKELIAERIHFLSTRWDQSFIKLNCSSLSDSLLESELFGHETGAFTGAKARHEGRFERADGGTLFLDELANTSGLIQEKLLRVIEYGEYERVGGNRSLKTDVRLICAANEDLPSFADAGEFRADLLDRLAFDVITLPPLRCRPEDIMSLAEYFAIGMARQLRLEYFAGFSASSKQILLDHQWPGNIRELKNVVERAVYRNQQRDKPIQDITLDPFDSPFRPKQSIRTQDRRPSKAAVTNDTSSISAANGANAATTNAAQLSFPLDFKTHCEQQEKALLEQALTLGQFNQKKTAELLSLSYHQLRGILKKYNLLDKD
- the pspA gene encoding phage shock protein PspA; this encodes MGIFSRFADIINSNISALLDKAEDPEKMVRLIIQEMEDTLVEVRSTSARVLAEKKEVHRRVARIEEQVADWHAKAELALSKDREDLAKAALVEKQKANDTLKALSDEMLIIDEQISRLKDEITQLQEKLADAKARQKTIIMRNQTATSRLEVKRRLDSSKIDDAMLKFEQYERRVEGIEAQVEAYELSKGANKGSLADEFAALQAEDEVSAELAAMKAKMQANAATEPKKS